A window of the Aspergillus flavus chromosome 6, complete sequence genome harbors these coding sequences:
- a CDS encoding putative MFS multidrug transporter produces MSKMSSNRADEHYKLVKLSEQETLVEFKEGSSANPNNWDFNKKVYNVLIALFVVLNSGVSSSLPSNAVPAIMEDFDQHGDGQKVLPTAIFLIGYVVGPLAFSPLSETIGRKPVLTWTFTVFVLATLACALAPNWPSLLVFRAICGTMGAAPQTVIGGVYADMFSDLRSRGRVMAFYMSAASFGPIVGPIISGCSVQYGWRWTFRIDLIFAGISWIGLMFMSETFAPVILKQRAARLRKESGCNSYLSRQELQNGGFRYSTTQIITRPITMLVFEPIIFFTALYISLAYSLVFFYFQAYPIIFEGTYNFDVQTTSLTYIPIGIGAASSGLISLYYDTIYEKAKKAGKSWTTSPELHRLPISCIAGPCLTISLFWLGWTANSNIHWIAPVLSGLLFGVGYQMIFISLLTYVTDAYKIYSASALAASVIMRSIVGALFPLAADPLYSTLGVGWATSVLGFASLACIPIPFALLYAGPWIRKRSPFCQRLLEEDSLKERAERSVGDV; encoded by the exons ATGTCCAAGATGAGCAGTAATAGAGCAGACGAGCATTACAAGTTGGTCAAATTGTCGGAGCAGGAGACACTTGTTGAATTCAAAGAGGGGTCATCAGCGAACCCGAACAATTGGGACTTT AATAAAAAGGTGTACAATGTTCTCATAGCGTTGTTCGTTGTTCTCAATAGCGGTGTATCATCCTCTCTACCTAGCAATGCGGTCCCTGCTATCATGGAAGATTTCGACCAGCACGGTGATGGACAGAAGGTCTTACCAACAGCCATATTCCTTATCGGATATGTTGTAGGTCCTCTAGCCTTTAGCCCATTAAGTGAGACTATTGGTCGGAAGCCGGTTCTCACTTGGACTTTCACTGTCTTTGTCCTGGCAACTCTTGCCTGTGCTTTGGCACCGAATTGGCCCTCACTCCTAGTTTTTCGAGCTATCTGCGGCACTATGGGTGCGGCGCCACAGACAGTGATCGGTGGAGTATACGCGGATATGTTTTCAGACCTACGGAGCCGGGGACGGGTGATGGCTTTCTATATGTCG GCTGCAAGCTTCGGTCCAATTGTTGGACCGATAATATCTGGGTGTTCAGTCCAGTACGGATGGCGATGGACCTTTCGCATTGACCTAATCTTCGCCGGTATTTCCTGGATAGGGCTTATGTTTATGTCAG AAACCTTTGCACCCGTCATTCTAAAGCAACGGGCTGCCAGGCTAAGAAAGGAGTCGGGGTGCAATTCTTATCTGTCTCGGCAAGAGCTGCAGAATGGAGGCTTTCGATACAGCACTACTCAGATCATCACGCGTCCGATCACTATGCTTGTCTTTGAACCCATCATTTTTTTCACGGCTCTCTATATTTCTCTTGCATACAGTCTGGTCTTCTTCTACTTCCAAGCATATCCCATTATTTTTGAAG GTACATACAATTTCGACGTCCAAACAACATCCCTCACCTACATCCCCA TCGGCATCGGCGCCGCCTCCTCAGGCCTAATCTCACTATACTACGACACAATCTACgaaaaagccaaaaaagCCGGAAAATCCTGGACCACCAGCCCGGAACTGCACCGACTCCCCATATCCTGCATCGCCGGTCCCTGCCTAACAATTAGTCTTTTCTGGCTCGGCTGGACCGCAAACAGCAACATCCACTGGATCGCACCCGTGCTATCCGGCCTCCTTTTCGGCGTCGGCTACCAAATGATCTTCATTTCGCTGCTCACGTACGTTACAGACGCGTACAAGATTTATTCAGCGAGCGCTCTCGCCGCATCGGTTATCATGCGGAGTATAGTGGGTGCGCTGTTCCCGCTTGCTGCGGATCCGTTGTATTCGACTTTAGGTGTTGGGTGGGCTACCTCTGTCTTGGGGTTTGCTAGTTTGGCGTGTATTCCAATTCCGTTTGCGCTGCTTTATGCGGGGCCTTGGATTAGGAAGAGGAGTCCGTTTTGTCAGCGGTTGTTGGAGGAGGATTCTTTGAAGGAGAGGGCGGAGAGGTCGGTGGGGGATGTTTAG